The Vibrio cyclitrophicus sequence ACAAAGCAGGAATCATCAACGAACTGAAGTTCGGTATCGGGATCAGCCAAGCGGTTGAGCAAGGTCGCCGTGCAGATTTCGCGTTGCTGTTATCTATGTTTTCTAATGATGTTCGAGATTGTACGCCAATTGACACCATTGAAATCACAGAGACAAATGAAGATCGCCTGCGCAAACAATTTGGCGTAGCAGAACCTCAACAACTGCGTTCAAACCAGTCGTCGTATGAGATTTCAGCTCAGCAATCTAATCATTTTCATCAAGCTAGCCTTGCCAGTGCTAAGCTTAGCCATTACTTGAAACCGGAAGCGCTTGCCTTCATGCCTGAAGATACGGCCGACTTACCCGAAGAGGTTTACCAAAACCTTTCTGGTCATGAGCGACGCAGACTCGCAAACAAGCATTTCCCTGATTTGCCTCATACCACGCTCTATAATGAGCTAACAACCGCGCAACGTCAGTATCAAATTCAAGCTCAGGTGTAGTCAACGGCTCCCCTTTCAGACTTTCTCTTAAGGCTCCTCTTTTCCCATCTTGTGTGCACCTGCGAATTCATTGACGCGAGTGATATGAACCACTAGCCTTAGGCATCTATAATTTCCAGTTTGTCGATTACCTCTTGAAGTTACTACAAAATGTGACCTGCCACTAAGTTCATAAAAACTTATTAACTGGCGCACCTTAGTTTGAACCAATTCACACCCATTGTATAAAATTTAACCCATCCTTATCCGACATGGATGATTTGTTTAGGTACTGGGATGGAAATAAAAAGCTCAATCATATTGGTGACATCTGCCGGCTCGCGACTGGGAGGGACGATTGCGAACCACTTTGTTAACCTTGGAGCGACCGTTATTCTTTGTGATAACGACCCAGACGCCCTTCAGGCAACCTATGAACAATGTGCTCATTTTTCCGAATCTGTATACAGCTACACACTCAAAGGTAACGACAATCAAGATATCTTGAGCGTGTTTGATTTCATTCAAACCACCTTCAACACCACACCCGATGTATTGGTCAATAACTGGATCAGTTCACCAATGCCGAGTTTAATTGGTGATCAACCTGTCAGTAGTTTTATTAATGATCTCTCATCGATGGCATCGACCCTATTCGCATTTGGGCAAATCAGTGCTGAAAGGTTACGAGAAGAAGATAAAGAAGGTGTCATCGTGAATGTAATATCCCATGACGATTTCCATGATGTGTCCGGCTTAGAGAGCGCAAACTCAATGATCACAGGCTTTACTCACAGCTGGGCGAAAGAGCTAACCCCATTTGGTATTCGAGTCGGTGGTGTTGTCCCCGCTGTTCATAACTCCGATGGTAAGCTCAACCGATGTCACTGGGCGCAGCTACAAGACGAGTTGACCCGAACCACTGAATACATTGTCTCGAATGACTACTTCAGTGGGCGCGTAGTGGCAGCAGAGGTTTAACTCCCTATTCCAATTGAATATGGCTGACTCCGCTCATATTAAGTAACAGAGCTATTGCCTCTCAATCCGTTTCGCAAACGAACCAAACATAAAAAAAGCCCCAGTCTCTCGACTGGGGCTTTCATCTTTTCCCGATAGATAAGGTTCGTGCTAGCGAAAACTTATCTCAAAACTAATGCTTACTTACTATGCGTTAGCTTTTTCTTTTTTAGCTTTTGGCGCTTTCGCTTCAGTTGGCTTTTGGTCTGCTTTCTTAAGGATAACTGTAGTACCTTCGAAAGTTTCGCCTTCAACGTATGGTTGACCGAAGTAAGAAGTTGTTAGAACTTCTTTTAGCTCAGTGATTAGAGGGTAACGTGGGTTAGCACCTGTACACTGGTCATCGAACGCTTCAACAGCTAGCTCATCTAGTTTAGCGATGAAGTCAGACTCGTTAACACCCGCAGCTTGGATAGATAGTGGGATGTCTAGGTCAACTTTCAGCTCTTCTAACCAAGTCAGTAGACGTTCAATCTTCTGAGCAGTACGGTCACCAGCTTGGCTTAGGCCTAGGTGGTCAGCAACTTCAGCATAACGACGACGTGCTTGTGGACGGTCGTACTGAGAGAATGCAGTCTGCTTAGTTGGGTTATCGTTCGCGTTGTAACGTACAACGTTTGAGATAAGTAGTGCGTTAGCAAGACCGTGTGGTAGGTGGAACTCAGCACCAATTTTGTGAGCCATTGAGTGACACACACCTAGGAATGCGTTCGCAAATGCTACACCAGCGATAGTTGCTGCGTTGTGTACTTTCTCACGAGCGATTGGGTCAGCCGCACCATTTTTGTAGCTTGATGGTAGGTATTCTTTAAGCATCTTAAGTGCTTGAAGAGCTTGACCGTCTGAGTACTCGTTCGCTAGAACAGATACGTAAGCTTCAAGAGCGTGAGTTACTGCATCGTAACCACCGAACGCTGTTAGAGACTTAGGCATGTTCATTACTAGGTTCGCATCAACGATAGCCATGTTTGGCGTGATTTCGTAGTCAGCTAGTGGGTACTTAGCACCAGTCTTGTCGTCTGTAACAACAGCGAATGGAGTAACCTCTGAACCCGTACCTGAAGTTGTAGTGATACATACAAGCTCAGCTTTTTGACCCATTTTAGGGAA is a genomic window containing:
- a CDS encoding SDR family oxidoreductase; its protein translation is MEIKSSIILVTSAGSRLGGTIANHFVNLGATVILCDNDPDALQATYEQCAHFSESVYSYTLKGNDNQDILSVFDFIQTTFNTTPDVLVNNWISSPMPSLIGDQPVSSFINDLSSMASTLFAFGQISAERLREEDKEGVIVNVISHDDFHDVSGLESANSMITGFTHSWAKELTPFGIRVGGVVPAVHNSDGKLNRCHWAQLQDELTRTTEYIVSNDYFSGRVVAAEV